A stretch of DNA from Hoeflea ulvae:
CTTTCACACCGCTGAAATCCTCGATCCACATTGCAACGGGTGCAAGGTCGAATACGGCGGTGTCTGGAGTGCTCATGCGATGCCGGTCCTTGTGAAAGCAAATCCGTCAGGCTTCAGCGGCGGTGAAGCTGCCTGAGGTGCTGCCTGTGATCATGGCGCGATAATGGTAAAATTTTGCTTGATAAACAACCGTCAAAAGCCGATGCGGAGTCGTTTTCTGTTTCACCCGAATGGGTTGGCGGCGCCTGTTTGCCCCTCGCGGCAAGGCGGCCGGGGGCAGGGCTATTCCCGTGGCTTTTTCGGGCGGCTATGGGTAAGATCGCCGCACCATCAGGACTGACCTGTGTGTAAAAGCAACAAACTGATTGAGCCGGGAGTGGGTGTATGGGGACTTGGATTTTTCTGGCGGTGCTGGTCGGCATCGTGCTTTACGCGATTTCACTCTACAACACGCTGGTCAAGAACCGCCAGATGGCGGGCGAGGGCTGGAGCGGCATCGATGTGCAGCTCAAGCGCCGCGCCGACCTGATTCCCAATCTGCTCGAATCGGTCAAGGGCTACATGTCCCACGAAAAGGGTCTGCTCGAGGAAGTCACCCGGCTGCGCAGCCAGGCGGTCTCGGCCAGCAGCGGCTCGCCCGCGCAACGCGCCGGCATCGAGAGCGCGCTCAGCGGCGCGCTGGGCAAGCTGATGGCGGTTGCCGAAAGCTATCCCGACCTCAAGGCCAGCGAGAATTTCAGGGAATTCCAGCAGGCGCTGGAAGAGACCGAAAACGAGATCTCGATGTCGCGGCGTTACTACAATGGCGCGGTTCGCAATCTCAACGTATCGGTGGAATCCTTCCCCTCGACCCTGATCGCCAGGCAGTTCGGCTTCGTCAAGGCGGAGTATTTTGAAATCGAAGACAATGCGGACCGTGCGGTCCCGACAGTCAAATTCTGACCCTGCCCATCTTTGGGCAGCTACGTTCGGGAATAAAACATGAAAACTGACAAACTGACGATCGTGCCGCCAGGGCATGCTCTTTCAGGCGTGGTCAATCCGCCCGGGTCCAAGTCGATCACCAACCGCGCCCTGCTGCTGGCAGGCCTGGCCAATGGCACCAGCCGGCTCACCGGCGCGCTCAAGAGCGACGACACCCGCTATATGGCCGAGGCCCTGCGCGCCATGGGTGTGTCGATCGAGGAGCCCGAGGACACGGTCTTCGTCGTCACCGGAACCGGCGCGTTGGCCGCGCCCGCTGCGCCGCTGTTTCTGGGCAATGCCGGCACCGCGGTGCGATTCCTGCCTGCGGCCATCGCAGCGCTTGTCACCGGCACGGTGGTTGTTGACGGCGACGAGCACATGCACAAGCGGCCGATCACCCCGCTGGTCACAGCGCTCACCTCCCTGGGCGTCGACATTGCGGCGCCGACCGGCTGCCCGCCTGTGACCATTCACGGCAAGGGCGGCTTCACCGCGCATCACGCCGTCGTCGATGCCGGGCTGTCGAGCCAGTATGTCTCCGCGCTGCTGATGGCCGGCCCCTGTTCGGGCAAGCCCTTCGTGGTCGAACTTGCCGGTGACGACATCGGCGCGCGCGGCTATATCGATCTCACGCTTGCGGCGATGCGGGCTTTCGGCGCCACGGTCGAGCAGGCAACGCCATTGATCTGGCGGATCGATCCGACCGGTTATCGCGCCACCGATTTCCACATCGAACCCGACGCCTCGGGAGCCACCTATCTCTGGGGTGCGGAAGTGCTCACCGGCGGGCGGATCGACATCGGCACCGATGCCGCCGATTTCACCCAGCCCGATGCGAAGGCCTTCGAGGTGATCTCGGCTTTTCCCGACATGCCCGCCGTGATCGACGGCTCGCAGATGCAGGACGCCATTCCCACCATTGCAGCACTTGCCGCCTTCAACCGGACCCCGGTGCGCTTTGTCGGCATCTCCAATCTGCGGGTCAAGGAATGCGACCGGGTGCGGGCGATGTCGCTGGGCCTCAATGCCATCCGCCCGGGCCTGGCCCGCGAGGAGGGCGACGACCTCATCGTCACGGGCGATCCGGCGCTCGCCGGCCAGACCCTGCCGGCCGAGATCGACACCTTCGCCGATCACCGCATCGCCATGAGCTTTGCGCTTGCCGGCCTGAAGATCGCCGGCATCACCATTCTGGATCCCAAATGTGTCGGCAAGACCTATCCCGGCTACTGGGATGCGCTGGCCTCTCTCGGTGTCAGCTACCAACAGGAGATCCCGCGATGAAACTGGTTCTTGCTGTCTTTTCCGCACTGCTCTTCATGGCCACGACCACGTCGGCGACCTTTGCGCGCGAAGAGATCCGCAATTTCCAGGCCGGCATAGAGGTCCGCGCCGATGCGTCGATCGAGGTCACCGAAACCATCACCGTCAATGCCGAGGGTCATGATATCCGCCGCGGCATCTATCGCGACATCCCGCTCCGCGCGCTCGATGAGTGGGGCCTGTGGTCGAGCAATGGCTTCGAGCTCATCGAGGTGCTGCACAACGGCCAGCCGGCGCCCCACAGCACCGAGTGGCAGGGGCGTTTCTTCCGGATCTATATCGGCGATCCCGATGTCTACATTCCGCTCGGCGAACACAGCTATACGATCCGCTATGTGACCACCCGGCAGTTGCGGTTTTTCGACAGCTTCGACGAACTCTACTGGAACGTGACGGGCAATTTCTGGACCTTCCCGATTCTTGCGGCGGAAGCCCGTGTCAAACTGCCTGAGGCCGCCCGGGTGATCCCGGATCAGGTCACCGCCTATACCGGCGAATTCGGCGCCACCGGCGGCAATTACACCGGATCCATCATCGGCAGTTCCGAGGCCCGCTTTGCCCTGACCCGGCCCCTTGGCCCCGAGCAAGGCATGACCATCGCCGTCGGGTTCACCAAGGGCGCGGTCACGCCGGATTCGGGCGGCTTCGCCACGCTGCTCAGCGAAAATGCCGGCATCTTCCTGCTTTTTCTCGGCTGGCTCGCCGTTCCCGCCTATCTGCTCCACTCCTGGAACAAGGTCGGCCGCGATCCGCCGTCGCCGCCGGTCATTCCCCTGTTTCACCCGCCGCAAAACCTTTCGCCGGCGGCCCTGTCGTTCGCCCATTTCAATGGCTTCAAGTCGGGAAAGGGCGGCAGCAGCCTGGCCTTCATCGCGGCCCTGCTGTCGCTCGGCGTCAAGCGGTTCCTGCGCATCGAGGAGGACGCGCATGGCACCGTCACTTTGCTGCGCGGGACCGCAGCCGGTCAGCCCAACGCGCCGGCTCTGCCTGCGGGTGAAAGTGCCTTGTATTCCGGCCTGTTGAGGGACCGCGAGGAGATGGTCCTCGACAAGCGCAACGGCGTCTCCCTGCAAAGCGCATCGCAAAAGCTGCGATCGGCGATCTCGTCGGAATATTCCGGCAGATTTTACAAGTCCAACATCGGCCGGTTTGTCCTCGCCGCTCTGGTGGCCATTGCCACTTTCGTCGGCGGTCTGGTGCTACAGGCGCCGCCGGAGGAAGTCCTGTTCTACCTGATCGCGGTGTTGATCACCTCGCTGGTCGGCGGCGGCATTTTCGTTGCGGGGCGGACCCTGCTTGGAGAATCGGGCGCCGGAGGCAAGCTCGCAGGCGTGGTCATGACAGTGGTCGGCGCGGGTATTTTTCTGCTCGGAATTGCCCTGGTGGCATTTGCCAGCGACCTGGCAATCTACCGCCTCGCGGCCGCCCTGGTGATTTTCGGCTGTGTCATCCTGATCATGATGACCTGGCTGCTTGGGGCTCCAACCGCCGAGGGCGCCAAGGTGCTGGCCGACATCAAGGGCTTCAAGCTCTATCTCGAGACCGCCGAAACCAACCGTCTCAACATGCGCGATGCGCCCGAAATGTCCGAAGAGCTGTTCGAGCGCTTCTTGCCCTATGCCGCAGGCCTTGGCGTGGAAAAGCCCTGGTCTGAAGCCTGGGCTGCGCAACTGGCGCGGATGGAGCCTGATCGTCAGCGTGACTACCAGCCGCAATGGTATCACGGCAATTCCTGGTCGCCCGGCAATATCGGGGCCGCGGCCGCGTCCTCGGTGGCCGCGGTTTCGGCGGCAATGGCGGCCTCGATGCCGCAGCCCAAGAGCTCGTCCGGCTCCTCCGGTGGCGGCGGTTCATCCGGTGGTGGCGGTGGCGGCGGTGGCGGCGGCGGCTGGTAGGCCGCGCTCCCATTGCCGGACGGCTAAGCCAGCCGCGGTTGATGCACCAGCACTTGCGGCGTATCCTCATCGCGTCCGTTCACATCAGGGGGCCAGCCATGACAAAGGGTCACATTGCCGCAACCGCGCCGGTGCGCATCCAGGTCGAAGCCGGGAAGAGCTATTTCTGGTGTGCCTGCGGATTGTCGGCCAATCAGCCATTCTGCGACGGCAGCCACAAGGGCTCCGGATTTGTCCCGGTCAAATGGACCGCGGAGGACAGCGCCGCCAGGTTCTTCTGCACCTGCAAACAGACCGACGGCCAGCCTTTCTGTGACGGCTCGCACAAGGCTGTCGCAAGCTGATGGCGCGGGCAAAATTGATAGCGCAGGCGCCGGTCCTGCTGGTTTCGGACCTTCTTGCCAGTGTGTCCTACTGGACCGACAAGGTCGGCTTCACCGCCCGTCTGTGGGGTGAGCCGGCCGATTTCGCCATCCTGCGCCGCGACGGCGTTTTTCTGATGCTCAGCCAGAAACCGGCGGGTCATGACATCATGCCCAACTGGAAAATCAAGGACAACCTCTGGGATGCCTATTTCTGGGTTGATGACGCCAGGGCGATCTATAATGAACTGGTCGCATCCGGTGCCGACATCGATTACCATCTCTGCGAGCAGCCCTATGGTGTTCTCGAGTTCGGCATTCAGGATCTCGACGGGCACGACATTGCCTTCGGCCAGGATCTCGAGGGCTGAAGCATCGGCCTCGTTGCGGCTGTTTTTGCGGTGAGGGAAGGTGACTTTTGGCCCAGCCCTTGCTAAGCCGCGCTCAGCCTTCCATTGACCGCGTGAGACCTGATGCCCGACCTTCTGATTGAACTTCGCTCCGAAGAGATTCCTGCACGCCCGCCCGCCCGCAGCGGCGCAGCCGCGAGGACGGGCAATGCCGGAAACCGCATGCGCAGCACCATGGTGGAGTTGAACTGATGCCCGACCTTCTGATTGAACTTCGCTCCGAAGAAATTCCGGCCCGCATGCAGCGCAAGGCTGCGGGCGACTTGCGCAAATCCGTCACCGATGCGCTGGTCGATGCCGGGCTGACCTATGAGGCCGCCCGCGAATACTGGACGCCGCGGCGGCTGGTGCTCGATGTCCGCGGCCTGACGGCGCGCTCCGTGGACGTCAACGAGGAGATCAAGGGCCCCTCGACCAAGGCGCCGGAGCAGGCGCTGGCCGGTTTCATGCGCAAGGCAGGCCTTGCCGATATTTCCCAGGCCCATGTCCACACCGATCCGAAGAAGGGCGATTTCTACGTCGCCCATATTTCAAAACCCGGTCGCGATGCCGAGACCATCATCGCCGATGTGATGCCCGGCATCATCCGCGGCTTCTCCTGGCCGAAATCCATGCGCTGGGGCAAGGCTTCGGCCAGGCCGGGATCGCTCAAATGGGTGCGGCCGCTGCAATCGATCATCTGCACCTTTGGTCCCGAAACCGAAGACCCCACCGTCATCGCCTTCGAGATCGATGGGCTGGTTGCCGGTAACACGACATCGGGCCACAGATTCCATGCGCCCGAGACCTTCATCGTGCGCCGCTTCGATGATTATTCCGACAAGCTCGAGCGCGCCCATGTCGTGCTCGACGCCGAGCGGCGCAAGGAGATCATCGTTTCCGACGCCCGCAACCTTGCCTTTGCCTCCGGTCTGGAACTGGTCGAGGACGAGGGCCTGCTTGACGAGGTCTCCGGACTGGTCGAATGGCCGGTTGTGCTGATGGGCGAGTTCGAGGAGGAATTCCTCCAGATCCCCGACGACATCATCCGGCTGACCATCAAGACCAACCAGAAATGCTTTGTACTGAGGCAGCCCGGCAACGGCCTGTCGAACAAGTTCGTTCTGGTCTCCAACATCGAGGCCAGCGATGGCGGCAAGGAGATCGCCCACGGCAATGCCAAGGTGGTTCGCGCCCGACTGTCTGACGCGCTCTACTTCTGGAACACCGACCAGGCCGATCTGCCCGACCGCGACAAGCTGACCGCGTCAGCCGAAAAGCTCGGCCTCGACATGGCCAAGCCGCTCGACCAGCGCATGGCGCGTCTGGATCAGCTCAATGTCACCTTCCACGCCAAGCTCGGCAGCCAGGGCGAACGCGTCCAGCGGATTGCCAAGCTCGCCGCTGAACTAGCGCCCATCGTCGGGGCAGACCCGAAACTGGCCACCCGCGCCGCCATGCTTGCCAAGGCCGATCTGACCACCGAAGTCGTCGGCGAGTTCCCCGAACTTCAGGGCGTCATGGGCCGCATCTATGCCGGCCTTCAGGGAGAGAATGACAGCGTCGCTTTGGCCGCCGAAGAGCACTACAAGCCGCAAGGTCCGTCCGATGAAGTGCCGACCGATCCGGTGTCGATCGCTGTCGCCCTGGCCGACAAGCTCGACACATTGGTCGGCTTCTGGGCCATCGACGAAAAGCCGACCGGCTCCAAGGATCCCTATGCGCTCCGTCGTGCGGCGCTCGGCGTGATCCGGATTCTGGTGGAGAATGGTGTCGAACTAAATCTGCTGGCACAAATCGCCGGGAGCCTTAAATCGCTTGCCGATCAGAAACGGATTGATGGTGCTCCCGAGGGATTGGCGACCGACCTCCTCTCCTTCTTCCACGACCGCCTGAAAGTCTATCTGCGCGATCAGGGCGCCCGTCACGATCTCATTGACGCGGTGATCACACCACAGTCCGATGACCTGCTGGACATCACCCGCCGCGTCGAGGCTCTGGGCGCATTCCTCGACACCGAGGACGGCAGGAACCTGCTCGCCGGAACCAAGCGCGCCGCCAATATTCTGGCTGCCGAGGAGAAGAAGGGGACGGCAGTTGCCGATGCGGTTGACCCGGATCTGTTCGAGCTCGACGCCGAGAAAAACCTCTTTGCCGCGGTGAATCAGTCTGTCAGTCAGGCAACGCAAGCCATTGAAACTGAAGATTATTCCGTAGCCATGAGCGCGCTTGCCACTTTACGTGAACCCGTTGATTCATTCTTTGAAGCGGTGCTGGTAAATGCCGACGACGAGGCCGTGCGGGCCAACCGCCTGGCGCTGCTCGCCATGATCCGTCACGCCACCGGCGCGGTTGCCGATTTCTCCCGGATTGCCGGATAGGCCGGGGGCTGCGCCACATAGCCCGAAGCCGGCAACCCCTGGAGGTGGGCGCCGGCTGGGTGCCATCGCGTGGCCCGGTCGAGGGCTTGCGGGGCAGGGACGGGCGGGTTTGACGCGCCGTCCAACGAGTGGATCAGTTGAGCCGGAGCTGCATTTTCGACGGATCGAACGGTTCGGCCGGCGGAGCGCCCAGCGCCGATGTCTTGGTGTCCTTGTCGATGCCCGGCGCGGTGTTGGCGATCACCGGTTCAAACAGGGCAGGCTCGCTGCCGGTCTCCGCAGGTGCTTCGGTCACGGCCGTGTCGGCGACAGCGGTCGGAGCGGTGTCTGCGGTGGCCGGGGCAGCCGGGGTGATCCCCAGCGCGATGAGATCCAGTTCAGTGGCCTTGCTGACCATGGTCACCGGCGAACCGCCGAGCCAGTTTTCGGTCCGGTAGATCATCTTCTCGCCATCGACATCGCGAACCTCGATGATCTGCTCACCGGGCGCCAGCTTGATTTCGGCTTCCGCCTCGGCCTTTTCCGCGGCGATGCGCGCGCAGGACGGGCAGCCGATTTCGACGATGCTGGTCCGGGTGCTGGTTGTTGCTGCAAACTGCTCGATTGAGCCGGCATTGGCTGCTCCGGCGCCCGCGCTGATCGTGGCGGCAATGATCAATCTCATCATGGTGCATACTCTCCTTTGCCCCGGAAACTCCGGTTTTGGTGAGTGCACTCTAGCAGCGGGCCGTTACGATCCGGTTCTTGGAAGCAGTGAACGATTGGTTAATTTCAAGCCGTCCCTTCAGCCGCGCGAGCTTTCCCGCTCGATGG
This window harbors:
- a CDS encoding DUF2207 domain-containing protein; its protein translation is MKLVLAVFSALLFMATTTSATFAREEIRNFQAGIEVRADASIEVTETITVNAEGHDIRRGIYRDIPLRALDEWGLWSSNGFELIEVLHNGQPAPHSTEWQGRFFRIYIGDPDVYIPLGEHSYTIRYVTTRQLRFFDSFDELYWNVTGNFWTFPILAAEARVKLPEAARVIPDQVTAYTGEFGATGGNYTGSIIGSSEARFALTRPLGPEQGMTIAVGFTKGAVTPDSGGFATLLSENAGIFLLFLGWLAVPAYLLHSWNKVGRDPPSPPVIPLFHPPQNLSPAALSFAHFNGFKSGKGGSSLAFIAALLSLGVKRFLRIEEDAHGTVTLLRGTAAGQPNAPALPAGESALYSGLLRDREEMVLDKRNGVSLQSASQKLRSAISSEYSGRFYKSNIGRFVLAALVAIATFVGGLVLQAPPEEVLFYLIAVLITSLVGGGIFVAGRTLLGESGAGGKLAGVVMTVVGAGIFLLGIALVAFASDLAIYRLAAALVIFGCVILIMMTWLLGAPTAEGAKVLADIKGFKLYLETAETNRLNMRDAPEMSEELFERFLPYAAGLGVEKPWSEAWAAQLARMEPDRQRDYQPQWYHGNSWSPGNIGAAAASSVAAVSAAMAASMPQPKSSSGSSGGGGSSGGGGGGGGGGGW
- a CDS encoding plant virulence effector HPE1-like domain-containing protein, with translation MMRLIIAATISAGAGAANAGSIEQFAATTSTRTSIVEIGCPSCARIAAEKAEAEAEIKLAPGEQIIEVRDVDGEKMIYRTENWLGGSPVTMVSKATELDLIALGITPAAPATADTAPTAVADTAVTEAPAETGSEPALFEPVIANTAPGIDKDTKTSALGAPPAEPFDPSKMQLRLN
- a CDS encoding VOC family protein — encoded protein: MARAKLIAQAPVLLVSDLLASVSYWTDKVGFTARLWGEPADFAILRRDGVFLMLSQKPAGHDIMPNWKIKDNLWDAYFWVDDARAIYNELVASGADIDYHLCEQPYGVLEFGIQDLDGHDIAFGQDLEG
- the glyS gene encoding glycine--tRNA ligase subunit beta; translation: MPDLLIELRSEEIPARMQRKAAGDLRKSVTDALVDAGLTYEAAREYWTPRRLVLDVRGLTARSVDVNEEIKGPSTKAPEQALAGFMRKAGLADISQAHVHTDPKKGDFYVAHISKPGRDAETIIADVMPGIIRGFSWPKSMRWGKASARPGSLKWVRPLQSIICTFGPETEDPTVIAFEIDGLVAGNTTSGHRFHAPETFIVRRFDDYSDKLERAHVVLDAERRKEIIVSDARNLAFASGLELVEDEGLLDEVSGLVEWPVVLMGEFEEEFLQIPDDIIRLTIKTNQKCFVLRQPGNGLSNKFVLVSNIEASDGGKEIAHGNAKVVRARLSDALYFWNTDQADLPDRDKLTASAEKLGLDMAKPLDQRMARLDQLNVTFHAKLGSQGERVQRIAKLAAELAPIVGADPKLATRAAMLAKADLTTEVVGEFPELQGVMGRIYAGLQGENDSVALAAEEHYKPQGPSDEVPTDPVSIAVALADKLDTLVGFWAIDEKPTGSKDPYALRRAALGVIRILVENGVELNLLAQIAGSLKSLADQKRIDGAPEGLATDLLSFFHDRLKVYLRDQGARHDLIDAVITPQSDDLLDITRRVEALGAFLDTEDGRNLLAGTKRAANILAAEEKKGTAVADAVDPDLFELDAEKNLFAAVNQSVSQATQAIETEDYSVAMSALATLREPVDSFFEAVLVNADDEAVRANRLALLAMIRHATGAVADFSRIAG
- a CDS encoding CDGSH iron-sulfur domain-containing protein codes for the protein MTKGHIAATAPVRIQVEAGKSYFWCACGLSANQPFCDGSHKGSGFVPVKWTAEDSAARFFCTCKQTDGQPFCDGSHKAVAS
- a CDS encoding LemA family protein; this translates as MGTWIFLAVLVGIVLYAISLYNTLVKNRQMAGEGWSGIDVQLKRRADLIPNLLESVKGYMSHEKGLLEEVTRLRSQAVSASSGSPAQRAGIESALSGALGKLMAVAESYPDLKASENFREFQQALEETENEISMSRRYYNGAVRNLNVSVESFPSTLIARQFGFVKAEYFEIEDNADRAVPTVKF
- the aroA gene encoding 3-phosphoshikimate 1-carboxyvinyltransferase, with product MKTDKLTIVPPGHALSGVVNPPGSKSITNRALLLAGLANGTSRLTGALKSDDTRYMAEALRAMGVSIEEPEDTVFVVTGTGALAAPAAPLFLGNAGTAVRFLPAAIAALVTGTVVVDGDEHMHKRPITPLVTALTSLGVDIAAPTGCPPVTIHGKGGFTAHHAVVDAGLSSQYVSALLMAGPCSGKPFVVELAGDDIGARGYIDLTLAAMRAFGATVEQATPLIWRIDPTGYRATDFHIEPDASGATYLWGAEVLTGGRIDIGTDAADFTQPDAKAFEVISAFPDMPAVIDGSQMQDAIPTIAALAAFNRTPVRFVGISNLRVKECDRVRAMSLGLNAIRPGLAREEGDDLIVTGDPALAGQTLPAEIDTFADHRIAMSFALAGLKIAGITILDPKCVGKTYPGYWDALASLGVSYQQEIPR